In Topomyia yanbarensis strain Yona2022 chromosome 2, ASM3024719v1, whole genome shotgun sequence, one DNA window encodes the following:
- the LOC131685542 gene encoding seminal metalloprotease 1 has protein sequence MVFNVVLFLALGVGSYCDEDFFETYIDEPTMSGNNRNALRLSAYKWPNGTVPYQFEDSCDQQYRSTVLDAMSVLEQASCVLFIPKTEDQREHIRFTKAELGCGSSIGYRPGQREPLDVVLDDFCLGLSGAVQHELLHVLGLFHEHTRPDRDEYVEVLWDNIEPEFRQNFVKGSYDYMETFDLPYDYRSVMHYPTFAFARSGTDVTMVSRQNRSAELGQTEAASVLDLEKLRRMYAC, from the exons ATGGTGTTCAATGTGGTACTGTTCTTAGCACTGGGCGTGGGCAGTTACTGCGATGAGGACTTTTTTGAAACGTATATCGACGAGCCAACTATGAGCGGTAATAACCGGAACGCTCTTCGACTAAGCGCGTACAAATGGCCCAACGGTACCGTCCCGTATCAATTCGAAGACAGCTGTGACCAGCAGTACCGATCGACCGTGCTGGATGCGATGAGTGTGCTGGAGCAAGCTAGTTGTGTTTTGTTCATTCCGAAAACCGAAGACCAGCGGGAACATATTCGGTTTACCAAGGCCGAGCTAGGTTGCGGTTCTTCGATCGGATACCGACCGGGCCAGCGAGAGCCCTTGGACGTAGTGCTGGATGATTTTTGCCTCGGTCTATCCGGGGCTGTGCAGCACGAGTTGCTGCACGTGCTCGGACTATTCCACGAACATACCCGACCGGATCGGGATGAGTACGTGGAGGTGTTGTGGGATAATATTGAACCAG AATTTCGACAGAACTTCGTCAAGGGCTCCTACGATTACATGGAGACGTTCGATTTACCGTATGACTACCGGAGCGTGATGCACTATCCGACGTTTGCCTTTGCGCGCTCGGGTACAGACGTAACGATGGTTTCTCGACAGAATCGCAGCGCTGAACTAGGACAAACCGAAGCCGCCAGTGTGCTGGATTTGGAGAAACTTAGACGAATGTACGCTTGTTGA